Part of the Streptomyces sp. NBC_01353 genome, CGTCAAGGACGGTCGCTTCGGCCCGTACGTGACCGACGGCGAGACCAACGCGACCCTGCGGACCGGCGACAGCGTCGAGGACATCACGCCGGAGCGCGGCTACGAGCTGCTCGCCGAGAAGCGTGCCAAGGGTCCGGCGAAGAAGACGGCCAAGAAGGCGCCCGCGAAGAAGACGGCCGCCAAGAAGGCCGCACCGGCGAAGAAGACGGCGGCCAAGAAGACCGCCGCGAAGAAGACGACGACGGCCAAGACCGCGGCGGCGAAGAAGACTGCCGCCGCGAAGAAGACGGCCGAATAGCCGCGAGCGGCACACCGTGTAAGGGGCGGGGGCCCATGGCCCCCGCCCCTTACGACGTTTGTTCGGGCGCGGGCCACGGGGAGTAAAGGGGTCCGGATAGGGTGGACGGATGACGCGAGCAGTGCAGCCAGACTCCGACGTCGCGCTTGTCGCAGACTCCCGGGAGCGTGCCGTACGGGCGCTTTTGCGCCATCAACCGTTGCGACGGCTCTGGAGCGCCCAGTTCGTCGGCGGGACCGGGGACGCCCTCGCCCTGCTCGTCCTGGTGCTCCTAGGGCTTCAGGCCGCCGTCTCCGAGGGAGCCCTCGGCGGCGGATACCGCGGGGCCGCGTTCGCCGTCGCCGCCGTGGTCGGCGCCCGATTGCTGGCCTCGGTGCTGTTCGGCGCCGTCCTCCTCGGCCCCCTCACCGCGCTGACCGCGCCCGGCGGCGCGCTCGACCGGCGCTGGACCATGATGGGAGCCGACGGTCTGCGGATCGCGCTCCTCCTGGTCGCGCCCCTGTGGATCGACTGGACCCCGAACAAGGCGCTCGCGTTCCTGCTCGGCACGGTCTTCGTCGTCGGCGCCGCCGAGCGGCTGTGGACCGTGGCCAAGGAGGGCGCGGCTCCCGCGCTGCTGCCCGCGCCGCCGCTGGAGGGCGCCGCAGTGCGGCCCCTGCCGGACCACCTGGACGCACTGCGCCGACTGTCGCTGCGTACCGGATTCCTCGCCGTACCGGCCGCGGCCGCCGTGCTCCTCGTCGCCACCCTCGTCAGCAACCTGCTCGGCACGGGCATCGAGTGGTTCTCGCTGCACCAGGCCGCCCTCGGCGCGTACGTCGCCGCCGGACTGTTCGCCGCCTCGCTCTCCGTGCTGTACGCCGTCGAGCTGCCCGGCGGGCAGACGCCGCGCCCCCGCTCGCCCCTGGAGGGCCTGCGCAGGCCCTCCGCGGAGAAGGGCCGGACGGGAGCCGTCCCGCTGCTCGTCCTCGCCTGCGCCACCGTCGCCGCGGCCATCACCGCCGCGGCGGCGGTTTCCGTCCTGCACGCGTACGACCTCGGCGGCGGCCCCGTCACCTTCGCGCTGCTGATCCTCGCGCTGAGCGGGGCCACCGGCGTCGGCATCCGGACGGCCGGATCCGTCCTGCCTGCTCTCTCCCGCCGCCGGCTGCTCGCCCTCGCGATCAGCCTCACCGGCATCGCGCTGCTCGCGATGGGCCTCGTCCCGGACACGGCCACGGTCCTGCTCCTCGCCGTGCTCGCCGGGTACGCGGCCGGTGTCGCCGCCAACACCGGCCACACCCTCATCGACCAGGAGACCGAAGAGGCCCGGCGCCCCCGGGTCACCGAACACCTCCAGGCCGTCGCCCGGGTCGCCATGGCCGTCGGCGCGCTCGGCGCTCCGCTGCTCGCCGCCGCCATCGGGGAGCACCGCCTCGCCTCCGGCAGCTTCGTCTTCGCGCACGGCGGTGCCGCGTTCACGCTGATGCTGGTCGGCGCGCTGCTGCTGCCCGTCGCCGCGCTCGTCCTCGCCAAGACCGACGACCGGGCCGGCGTACCGCTGCGCCGCGATCTGCGCGACGCGCTGCGCGGCGCCGACCCCGTCCAGGCGCCCGCCCCGACCGGCTTCTTCATCGCCCTGGAGGGCGGCGACGGCGCCGGCAAGTCCACCCAGGCCGAGGCGCTCGCGGAGTGGATCCGCGCCAAGGGCCACGAGGTCGTCGTCACCCGCGAGCCGGGCGCGACGCCGATCGGCAAGCGGCTGCGCTCGATCCTGCTCGACGTGTCCAGCGCCGGGCTCTCGAACCGCGCCGAGGCGCTGCTGTACGCCGCCGACCGCGCCGAGCACGTCGACTCGCTGGTCAAGCCCGCCCTCGAGCGGGGCGCCGTGGTCATCTCCGACCGGTACATCGACTCGTCCGTCGCCTATCAGGGCGCCGGGCGGGATCTGTCGCCGACCGAGATCGCCCGCATCAACCGCTGGGCGACCGGCGGTCTCGTTCCGCACCTGACCGTGCTGCTCGACGTCTCCCCGGAGACCGCGCGGGAACGGTTCACCGAGGCACCCGACCGGCTGGAGTCCGAGCCGCCGGAGTTCCACGCGCGCGTGCGGGCCGGTTTCCTGGCCCTGGCCGCCGGTGACCCCGGCCGCTACCTCGTCGTCGACGCCGGCCAGGAGCCGGAGGCCGTCACCACCGTCGTACGCCACCGGCTCGACCGGATGCTGCCGCTGTCCGAGGCCGAGGTGAAGGCTCAGGAGGAGGCGCGGCGGAAGGCCGAGGAGGACGCCAGGCGCCGGGCCGAGGAGGAGGCCGCCCGCAAGGCGGAGGAGGAGCGGCTGGAGCGCGAGCGCCAGGAGCAGCTCGCCAAGCTCCGCGCCGAGGAGGAGGAGCGCAAGCGCCAGGAGGAGGAAGAGGCCCGGCGCCGCGAGGCCGAACGGCAGGCGGAGGAGGCCCGTCAGCGGGCCGAGGAGGCCCGGCTGGCCGCCGAGGAGGAGCGCAAGCGGCGCGAGGCCGAGGAGAAGGCCCGCCGCGAGGAGGAGGAACGCCGCCGCAAGCAGGCCGAGGAAGAGGCCCGGCTGCGCGAGGAGGCGGAGGAACGCCGCCGCGAGAAGCAGCGCAAGGCCGAGGAGGCCCTGCTGCGGGCGGAAGAGGCGCGCCGCCTGGCGGAGGCCGCGGCGGCGAAGGCCGCCGAGGAGGCTGCGCGGAAGGCGGCTGCCGAGGCCGCGGAGAAGGCCGCCGCCGAGGCCGCCCGCGCGGAAGAGGCGAGGAAGGCCGCGGAGGCCGCCCGTGCGGAGGAGGCGCGGAAGGCCGCCGAGTCGCAGCGGGCCGCGGAGGCGCAGCGGGCCGCCGAGGCACGGAAGGCGGCCGAGGCCGCTGCCGCCAAGGCCGCGGAGGCCGCCCGCGCGGCGGAAGCGTCGGCCAACGAGGTGACCGTGGCGACCCCCGTCGTGAAGCCGGACGACGTGACGCAGACGGTCCCCACGGTCTCGCCGAACGAGATCACCGTCGCGACGCCGGTCGTCGACCCGGACGCCGTCCGGCCCGAGGCGGAGACCTCGGTCCTGCCGCAGGTGCGGGACGACGAGACGGCGGTGATGCGGCCGGTGCCGGCCGCCGACGAGACGGCCGTGCTGCCTCCCGTACGGGGGACGGACCCGGCCGACCGCGTTCCGCCGGGCATCTTCCGCGACGAGCAGCCCACCGGATCCAACGAACAGACGCGCGAGCTGCCCCAGCTCGACGACCAGGGCCGCCCGCGCCGCCGCTCCGACTGGGCTGAGGAGACCCCGCTCGACGACCTCCCGACCCTGGCGGACGAGCTGCTCGGCCCCCACGACGACGAGGACGACGGCCGCCGCCGCCGCTGACGCGAGGCGGGTACGGACGGGGGCGCGGCCGGGCCGCGCCCCCGTCCGGCGTTTTCGGGCCGTTCTGGGCAACCCGTCGTCGCCCCGGGCCGTTGCGGATCGTCCCGGGGCGTCCCGGTGTGTCAGTGGGGTGCCCCACAATGGAGGGCGTACCTGAGGAGGGGCAGACATGGCCGTATGGGACGACCTCGTCGGACAGGCGCGCGTCGAGGAGCAGCTCGCCGCGGCCGCGCGGGACGCCGACGCGCTCGTGACCGCCCATGCCGCCGGCGGGCCCGACCCCGAGGCGTCCAAGATGACCCACGCCTGGCTCTTCACCGGCCCCCCGGGGTCCGGTCGGGCGACCGCGGCGCGCGCCTTCGCGGCCGCGCTGCAGTGCGTGAGCCCGGACCGCGCGCTGGGCGGGGCGCCGGGATGCGGCTTCTGCGACGGCTGCCACACGGCGCTCGTCGGGACGCACGCCGATGTGGAGGTCGTGCGCACGGACCTGCTCTCCATCGGTGTGAAGGAGACCCGCGACCTCGTCCGCCGCGCCCAGCTCTCGCCCGCCGGCGGTCGCTGGCAGGTGATCGTCCTGGAGGACGCCGACCGGCTCACCGAGGGCGCGGGCAATGTGCTCCTGAAGGCCGTGGAGGAGCCCGCGCCGCGCACGGTGTGGCTGCTCTGCGCGCCGTCCCTGGAGGACGTGCTCCCCACCATCCGCTCCCGCTGCCGCCACCTGACCCTGCGCACCCCTCCGGTGGACGCGGTCGCCGACGTGCTCGTACGCCGGGACGGCATCGAGCCCCAGGTCGCCGCCGCTGCCGCCCGGGCCACCCAGGGCCACATCGACCGAGCCCGCAGGCTGGCCACCGACGAGCGGGCCCGGGCCCGCCGCGCCGTCGTCCTGAAGCTCCCGCTGCGCGTCGACGACATCGGCGGCTGCCTCAAGGCGGCCCAGGAGCTGGTCGACGCGGCCGGCGAGGACGCCAAGCAGGTCGCCGAGGAGATCGACGTCAAGGAGACCGAGGAGCTGAAGGCCGCGCTCGGCGGCGGCCAGGGCGGGCGGATGCCGCGCGGCACGGCCGGGGCGATGAAGGAGCTGGAGGAGCGGCAGAAGCGGCGGAAGACCCGTACACAGCGCGACAGCCTCGACCTCGCGCTCACCGACCTCACCGGCTTCTACCGCGATGTCCTCACCCTGCAGCTCCGGGCGCGGTCGCCGCTCGCCAACGAGGACGTACGGGACGCCGTGGAGCGGATCGCCCGTGACACCGCGCCGGAG contains:
- the tmk gene encoding dTMP kinase, producing MTRAVQPDSDVALVADSRERAVRALLRHQPLRRLWSAQFVGGTGDALALLVLVLLGLQAAVSEGALGGGYRGAAFAVAAVVGARLLASVLFGAVLLGPLTALTAPGGALDRRWTMMGADGLRIALLLVAPLWIDWTPNKALAFLLGTVFVVGAAERLWTVAKEGAAPALLPAPPLEGAAVRPLPDHLDALRRLSLRTGFLAVPAAAAVLLVATLVSNLLGTGIEWFSLHQAALGAYVAAGLFAASLSVLYAVELPGGQTPRPRSPLEGLRRPSAEKGRTGAVPLLVLACATVAAAITAAAAVSVLHAYDLGGGPVTFALLILALSGATGVGIRTAGSVLPALSRRRLLALAISLTGIALLAMGLVPDTATVLLLAVLAGYAAGVAANTGHTLIDQETEEARRPRVTEHLQAVARVAMAVGALGAPLLAAAIGEHRLASGSFVFAHGGAAFTLMLVGALLLPVAALVLAKTDDRAGVPLRRDLRDALRGADPVQAPAPTGFFIALEGGDGAGKSTQAEALAEWIRAKGHEVVVTREPGATPIGKRLRSILLDVSSAGLSNRAEALLYAADRAEHVDSLVKPALERGAVVISDRYIDSSVAYQGAGRDLSPTEIARINRWATGGLVPHLTVLLDVSPETARERFTEAPDRLESEPPEFHARVRAGFLALAAGDPGRYLVVDAGQEPEAVTTVVRHRLDRMLPLSEAEVKAQEEARRKAEEDARRRAEEEAARKAEEERLERERQEQLAKLRAEEEERKRQEEEEARRREAERQAEEARQRAEEARLAAEEERKRREAEEKARREEEERRRKQAEEEARLREEAEERRREKQRKAEEALLRAEEARRLAEAAAAKAAEEAARKAAAEAAEKAAAEAARAEEARKAAEAARAEEARKAAESQRAAEAQRAAEARKAAEAAAAKAAEAARAAEASANEVTVATPVVKPDDVTQTVPTVSPNEITVATPVVDPDAVRPEAETSVLPQVRDDETAVMRPVPAADETAVLPPVRGTDPADRVPPGIFRDEQPTGSNEQTRELPQLDDQGRPRRRSDWAEETPLDDLPTLADELLGPHDDEDDGRRRR
- a CDS encoding DNA polymerase III subunit delta', whose amino-acid sequence is MAVWDDLVGQARVEEQLAAAARDADALVTAHAAGGPDPEASKMTHAWLFTGPPGSGRATAARAFAAALQCVSPDRALGGAPGCGFCDGCHTALVGTHADVEVVRTDLLSIGVKETRDLVRRAQLSPAGGRWQVIVLEDADRLTEGAGNVLLKAVEEPAPRTVWLLCAPSLEDVLPTIRSRCRHLTLRTPPVDAVADVLVRRDGIEPQVAAAAARATQGHIDRARRLATDERARARRAVVLKLPLRVDDIGGCLKAAQELVDAAGEDAKQVAEEIDVKETEELKAALGGGQGGRMPRGTAGAMKELEERQKRRKTRTQRDSLDLALTDLTGFYRDVLTLQLRARSPLANEDVRDAVERIARDTAPERTLRRIEAVLACREALDRNVAPLLAVEAMTMALRA